A DNA window from Bacteroidales bacterium contains the following coding sequences:
- a CDS encoding ferritin family protein: METNTALDILKTAILLEKRGKAFYETVAEKTGDEDVRKIFSIMAKEEQLHIEFLAQHYKNYEKTGKFEVVSIAPKADESIADMVLSTEITNRLSASGFEAAAISAAIDMETKAIEVYSKRAKDSSDQVEKDLYNFLANWEKGHHKILHELNEELKEKIWYDNQFWPF, encoded by the coding sequence ATGGAAACAAACACTGCACTTGACATTTTAAAAACCGCCATCCTGCTCGAAAAACGCGGAAAGGCATTCTATGAAACCGTTGCCGAAAAAACTGGTGATGAGGATGTAAGAAAAATATTTTCTATCATGGCCAAGGAAGAGCAACTTCATATTGAGTTCCTTGCACAACATTATAAGAATTACGAGAAAACCGGTAAATTCGAAGTAGTAAGCATTGCTCCAAAAGCTGATGAATCAATTGCTGATATGGTGCTAAGCACTGAAATCACCAATCGCCTTTCGGCATCAGGATTTGAGGCAGCCGCAATTTCAGCAGCCATTGATATGGAAACCAAGGCTATCGAGGTTTATTCAAAGCGGGCAAAAGACTCATCTGATCAGGTTGAAAAAGATCTTTATAATTTTCTGGCTAATTGGGAAAAAGGCCATCACAAAATCTTGCACGAACTCAACGAAGAACTGAAGGAAAAAATCTGGTACGACAATCAGTTCTGGCCATTCTAA
- a CDS encoding energy transducer TonB, whose translation MNEHKKKNFLELPRYGGGNEEFKKFIAANLRYPKAALEARIEGKVLVEYEIDDNGIVHNPRVLRSLGYGCDEEAMRVVSLLRFKKVKNRGVRVRVNTKTNINFSLPKTSISYTVTSKPENKKPDEADIQKKNKPTTYEYTISF comes from the coding sequence ATGAACGAACACAAGAAAAAGAACTTTCTCGAACTTCCCCGCTACGGCGGAGGCAATGAAGAATTCAAGAAATTTATTGCTGCGAACCTTCGGTATCCAAAAGCTGCTCTTGAGGCACGGATTGAAGGCAAAGTACTGGTTGAATACGAAATTGACGATAATGGTATTGTGCACAATCCACGTGTGCTGAGAAGTCTTGGTTATGGCTGCGATGAAGAGGCGATGAGGGTTGTGAGCTTGCTCAGGTTCAAGAAAGTTAAAAACCGTGGTGTGAGGGTGAGGGTAAACACTAAGACCAACATCAATTTCAGCCTTCCGAAGACGAGCATTAGTTATACTGTAACTTCAAAGCCTGAGAATAAAAAACCAGACGAGGCTGATATTCAGAAAAAGAACAAACCAACTACCTACGAATATACCATCAGTTTTTGA
- a CDS encoding GNAT family N-acetyltransferase gives MHYPLLETNRLMLRPFSVSDGPRVQLLASDEKVAATTLNIPHPYPDGLAEEWISTHEKEFAQRKSVILAICLIEDEKLIGAIGLMLKSEHDLGELGYWIGVPYWNNGYCTEACQALISYGFSTLKLNKIFANYFEGNDASGKVLQKLGMQHEALLRSHVKHWGKYKTLISNGLLKDEYRQLMPV, from the coding sequence ATGCATTATCCTTTACTTGAAACAAACCGGCTTATGCTGCGGCCATTTAGTGTAAGTGATGGCCCGCGTGTACAATTGCTCGCCAGCGATGAAAAAGTTGCAGCAACTACATTGAATATTCCTCATCCTTACCCTGATGGCCTCGCGGAAGAATGGATTTCAACGCATGAGAAGGAATTTGCTCAGCGTAAATCTGTGATCCTTGCAATTTGCCTAATAGAAGATGAAAAGCTCATCGGCGCTATTGGGTTGATGCTAAAATCTGAACACGACCTTGGCGAGCTGGGTTATTGGATCGGAGTACCCTATTGGAACAATGGTTATTGCACCGAAGCCTGCCAGGCGCTTATAAGTTATGGGTTCAGCACTTTGAAGCTGAATAAAATATTTGCCAACTATTTTGAAGGCAATGACGCTTCAGGAAAGGTGTTGCAAAAACTTGGCATGCAGCATGAAGCCCTTTTGCGTTCTCACGTCAAGCACTGGGGAAAATACAAAACCCTGATCAGCAATGGTTTGCTGAAGGATGAATACAGGCAGTTAATGCCGGTTTAG
- a CDS encoding phosphotransferase: MNIDLQSSVIASLQKLFTTYFGKPAANVVALPDSGSDRKYFRLSSDEVSVIGSYNPNQTEHATFLYLSDHFKSKKLPVPEVLVSDQIEGFYLLQDLGDESLLAWIERNRSKTDFNANLIRKYERVLRDLFNFQIRGDADLDYSQLPVPVFDSRSMRWDLNYFKYYFLKPAGILFDEKALDDDFEALVNFLSGEPMQGFMYRDFQARNIMLKDEKFWYIDFQGGRKGPLQYDLVSLLFQVKAAIPDDIKEQLTDYYMLELSEISDFDSAGFRKRYNGFVLLRLLQVMGAYGFRGWFERKQHFIDSIFMLRPNLDWALGHDALPGKLPELKRILNAIIEKMDNDTLTPQNILTVSINSFSYRRGIPYDPSGHGGGFVFDCRILPNPGRLDEYKLLSGKDEEVISYLGNEPVVLAFVDNVLQLVKQAVSSFQKNNYTNLQINFGCTGGRHRSVYCAEKLAAALGSQSNIAVTLQHRELH; encoded by the coding sequence ATGAATATTGATTTACAATCAAGTGTTATCGCATCGTTACAAAAGCTCTTCACGACTTACTTTGGAAAGCCTGCGGCTAATGTTGTGGCTTTGCCTGATTCTGGTTCCGACCGTAAGTACTTCCGGTTAAGCTCAGATGAAGTTTCGGTTATTGGTTCCTACAATCCAAATCAGACTGAGCACGCCACGTTCCTTTACCTTAGCGATCATTTCAAATCAAAAAAACTCCCGGTTCCTGAAGTTTTAGTTTCGGATCAGATAGAAGGATTTTATCTTTTGCAAGACCTCGGCGATGAAAGCCTGCTTGCATGGATTGAAAGGAACCGGTCAAAAACGGACTTTAATGCGAACCTGATCCGCAAGTACGAAAGAGTTTTGCGTGATCTATTCAACTTCCAGATCAGGGGCGATGCAGACCTGGATTACAGTCAGCTGCCTGTTCCGGTGTTTGATTCACGATCAATGCGTTGGGATCTGAACTATTTTAAATACTATTTCTTAAAACCTGCCGGGATTTTATTTGATGAGAAAGCCCTGGATGATGATTTTGAAGCCCTGGTAAATTTTCTGTCTGGCGAACCAATGCAGGGTTTTATGTACCGCGATTTCCAGGCAAGAAACATCATGCTGAAAGATGAAAAGTTCTGGTATATAGATTTTCAGGGAGGAAGGAAAGGGCCGCTGCAGTACGACCTTGTGTCTTTGCTGTTCCAGGTTAAAGCTGCGATTCCTGATGATATCAAAGAGCAACTCACAGATTATTACATGCTGGAACTGAGCGAAATTTCAGACTTTGATAGTGCTGGCTTCAGAAAAAGATACAATGGATTTGTGCTTTTACGTTTGCTACAGGTAATGGGAGCTTACGGCTTCAGGGGTTGGTTCGAACGAAAGCAACATTTTATTGACAGCATTTTTATGCTACGACCCAACCTAGATTGGGCGCTTGGCCATGATGCGTTGCCAGGGAAACTGCCTGAACTCAAAAGAATACTGAATGCAATTATTGAGAAAATGGATAATGATACACTGACACCACAAAACATTTTAACTGTGAGCATCAACAGCTTTTCGTACCGGCGGGGAATTCCTTACGATCCCAGCGGGCATGGGGGAGGTTTCGTGTTTGATTGCCGCATTTTGCCAAATCCCGGAAGACTTGATGAATACAAGCTGCTTAGCGGAAAAGATGAGGAGGTAATTTCTTATCTCGGCAATGAACCTGTAGTGCTTGCGTTTGTTGACAATGTACTGCAGTTGGTAAAGCAGGCAGTTTCAAGCTTTCAGAAAAATAACTACACGAATCTGCAAATCAATTTTGGTTGTACTGGTGGCAGGCACCGCTCAGTGTATTGTGCTGAAAAGCTGGCAGCGGCTTTAGGTTCCCAAAGTAATATTGCTGTCACCTTGCAGCACCGCGAATTACATTAA
- a CDS encoding nucleotidyltransferase family protein, which yields MFKAMILAAGLGTRLLPLTLNQPKALVEVAGKPLIEHVLDRFRLLGIRDIVVNLHHHSGQLQAFLGSEKFKEFNITFSDESGQLLDTGGAIRKASWFFDNGQPFLVHNCDVISLVPLNELMQAHKRNRAIATLAVSDRKTSRPLAFTPNGKLIDRWNEKTSHASRPLAFSGIYVLDPAIFSFMPNVDAFSIIDVLVTAAATRPVFAFEHSPEIWVDAGNVNNLEKAEQLLENFHL from the coding sequence ATGTTTAAGGCCATGATCCTTGCTGCCGGACTTGGAACCCGGCTCCTGCCATTAACTTTAAATCAACCTAAAGCCCTGGTTGAAGTGGCTGGCAAACCATTGATCGAGCATGTATTGGATCGTTTCCGGCTTTTAGGCATCAGAGATATTGTTGTGAACCTTCATCATCATTCCGGGCAACTTCAGGCTTTCTTGGGTTCTGAAAAGTTTAAGGAATTTAATATAACTTTCTCTGACGAGAGCGGGCAATTGCTTGATACCGGTGGTGCAATCCGCAAAGCAAGCTGGTTTTTTGATAATGGGCAACCGTTCCTGGTTCATAATTGCGATGTAATTTCATTGGTACCGCTTAACGAACTGATGCAGGCACATAAACGCAACAGGGCAATAGCCACCCTTGCAGTGAGCGATCGCAAAACCTCCCGTCCATTGGCTTTTACACCGAATGGGAAGTTGATAGATCGCTGGAACGAAAAAACATCACATGCATCACGTCCATTGGCTTTCAGTGGAATTTATGTGCTTGATCCTGCAATTTTCTCCTTCATGCCAAATGTGGATGCTTTCTCCATTATTGATGTGTTAGTAACGGCTGCTGCAACAAGGCCGGTTTTTGCCTTTGAACACAGTCCGGAAATCTGGGTTGATGCCGGTAATGTCAATAACCTTGAAAAAGCTGAACAATTGCTTGAAAATTTCCATCTTTGA
- a CDS encoding RNA-binding protein, which produces MNIYVGNVDFKATEDQLSDLFAEYGEVTSVKIITDKLSGRSKGFAFVEMANEAEGKAAVAALNGYALNDREMSVSVARPREENKSFNRGRDDNRGGGYNRRY; this is translated from the coding sequence ATGAACATTTACGTAGGAAACGTTGACTTCAAAGCTACCGAAGATCAACTTTCAGATTTGTTTGCTGAGTATGGCGAAGTCACCTCAGTGAAAATCATCACAGACAAACTTTCCGGAAGAAGCAAAGGTTTTGCTTTTGTAGAAATGGCCAACGAAGCTGAAGGCAAAGCTGCAGTTGCAGCGCTTAATGGTTATGCACTTAATGACCGTGAAATGTCAGTTTCAGTTGCCAGACCTCGCGAAGAAAACAAGAGTTTCAACAGAGGAAGAGACGACAACCGAGGCGGAGGATACAACAGGAGATACTAA
- a CDS encoding PD-(D/E)XK nuclease family protein: MENISKSFLEKVARRLLQDYPENMQQACVIMPNRRATVFLKRHLSAILTKPAFGPSIFSIEDFVFDSVGFHEADQLELLWELYECYSKSGNTHLFEEFLKWGKVLLQDFEDVDMHLVDANYLFNYLSEAKAIELWNPGKSTLTEGQQRYLSFYRSLGELYTQFTQRLLEKRIAYKGLAFRYFVELVNKSADEWKWKHFYFAGFNALTPAEKGIIDSIEATNTLTRLFDADTYYVDDSRQEAGKYLREIARDIKPGKFEWVGNNLLEGSKNINVIGVPHNTGQVIVAASLLAEIKDAEAGNTAVVLNDESLLIPLLNAMPDNISHFNVTMGYPFSLTPVYGLMDILLNLHLHAFERKRKNSTAVEGSGKLRYYFRNVASLLKHPYIIGFLAVDGDDKHEPVISLLGSGKVFFEKDEILNHFNNHLRGMELLKMVFGDWSNAANAIENLLSINRLLAEAKSADKVKETSNMDVEYLYQFNLILNRLKLLTDRAGEELSLRGLHQLLKNIAAGTQLPFVGEPLRGVQIMGMLETRTLDFKNIIMLSVNEGVLPAGKHGNSFVPFDIRKETGLPVHSDRDAVFAYHFYRLLQRCDNMHLIYNSTPGELGGGEKSRFILQIEHELLKLNSRINYFDQAYSPTVRFDQAVKEISIAKTNDVQLRLAEMAQYGLSPTALSTFVSCPLKFYFSYVLRISEEDTTDDTMDASTFGSGIHDALKDLYEPYMKQPLTVAIIDAIAKEANKALHQNFLKAYKNNDLNYGKNLLMVKVAESFLRRFLQMEKEQIHDLERTMNLLTITAIEHEFFKEQPWVLRIEINGNQNFQVRLRGKADRIDIAGNVVRVIDYKTGSVLPKELKFDDWDQLSIDPEKGKSLQLLIYSYLNARENNTAFPEAGIISFRHLNEGFMGVTMPVGPTPVIEEIENQIRKLLQRIFDPALPFNQTTDLKNCEYCPFKGICNR, encoded by the coding sequence ATGGAAAATATTTCTAAATCCTTTCTTGAAAAAGTTGCCAGGAGATTGCTGCAGGATTATCCTGAAAACATGCAACAGGCCTGCGTAATTATGCCTAACCGCCGTGCGACTGTTTTCTTAAAAAGGCACCTCAGTGCGATCCTTACGAAACCGGCCTTTGGTCCGTCAATATTCTCAATTGAAGACTTTGTTTTTGATTCGGTTGGCTTCCATGAAGCCGATCAACTTGAGCTTTTATGGGAATTGTACGAGTGTTATTCCAAATCTGGAAACACCCACTTGTTTGAAGAATTTCTGAAATGGGGCAAAGTGCTGCTACAGGATTTTGAAGATGTGGATATGCACCTCGTTGATGCCAATTATCTATTCAATTATTTATCAGAAGCCAAAGCCATCGAGCTCTGGAACCCAGGGAAATCCACCCTGACTGAAGGCCAGCAGAGATACCTTTCCTTTTACCGCTCACTGGGAGAACTTTATACGCAATTCACTCAACGACTGCTTGAAAAGAGGATTGCATACAAAGGCCTGGCTTTCCGGTATTTTGTGGAGTTAGTAAACAAATCTGCGGACGAATGGAAATGGAAGCATTTTTATTTTGCTGGTTTCAATGCACTTACACCCGCAGAAAAAGGGATTATTGATTCCATTGAAGCCACAAATACCTTAACCCGCCTTTTCGATGCTGATACTTATTACGTTGACGATTCCAGACAGGAAGCAGGAAAGTACCTTAGAGAAATAGCCCGGGATATTAAACCAGGCAAATTTGAATGGGTTGGTAATAATCTGCTAGAAGGTTCTAAAAATATTAATGTTATCGGTGTGCCGCACAATACCGGGCAAGTGATTGTGGCTGCTTCACTGCTCGCTGAAATTAAGGATGCTGAAGCCGGAAACACTGCGGTGGTGCTGAATGATGAAAGTTTGCTCATTCCTTTGCTGAATGCGATGCCGGATAATATCAGCCATTTTAATGTGACTATGGGATATCCGTTTTCGCTAACTCCGGTTTATGGATTGATGGATATTCTGCTCAATCTGCACCTTCATGCGTTTGAAAGAAAAAGGAAAAATAGCACAGCTGTAGAAGGTAGTGGAAAATTACGATACTATTTCCGCAATGTAGCCAGCCTGTTAAAGCATCCTTACATTATTGGATTCCTTGCTGTAGATGGAGATGATAAGCATGAACCTGTAATTTCATTGTTGGGTTCGGGCAAAGTGTTTTTTGAGAAGGATGAGATATTGAATCATTTCAATAATCATCTGCGGGGAATGGAATTGTTGAAAATGGTATTTGGTGACTGGAGCAATGCGGCAAACGCCATTGAAAATCTGTTGTCAATTAACCGTTTGCTTGCCGAAGCCAAATCAGCGGATAAGGTAAAGGAAACCTCCAATATGGACGTTGAGTATCTGTATCAGTTTAATCTGATCCTGAACCGCTTAAAACTTTTAACTGACAGGGCAGGGGAGGAGCTTAGCCTGCGGGGTTTACACCAGCTTTTAAAAAATATTGCTGCTGGAACCCAGCTTCCTTTTGTAGGCGAACCCTTGAGAGGGGTTCAGATCATGGGTATGCTGGAAACACGAACCCTGGATTTTAAGAATATTATCATGCTCAGCGTGAATGAAGGTGTGTTGCCGGCAGGAAAACATGGGAATTCATTTGTGCCTTTCGATATCCGTAAAGAAACAGGGTTACCCGTTCACAGCGACCGTGATGCTGTATTTGCCTATCATTTTTATCGTTTGTTGCAGCGTTGCGATAATATGCACCTGATTTATAATTCAACGCCCGGCGAACTGGGTGGCGGTGAAAAGAGCCGCTTTATCCTGCAAATTGAACATGAATTATTGAAGCTGAACAGCAGAATTAACTACTTCGACCAGGCTTATTCTCCAACTGTCAGATTTGATCAGGCTGTAAAAGAAATTTCAATCGCCAAAACAAATGATGTGCAACTCCGCCTGGCTGAAATGGCTCAATACGGTTTATCGCCAACAGCGCTCAGCACTTTCGTAAGCTGTCCGTTGAAGTTCTACTTTTCTTATGTACTCAGGATCAGTGAGGAGGATACTACGGATGATACCATGGATGCATCCACCTTTGGTTCAGGAATTCATGATGCACTCAAAGATCTTTATGAACCTTACATGAAACAACCGCTAACGGTTGCTATTATTGATGCTATTGCTAAAGAAGCAAATAAGGCCCTTCACCAGAATTTCTTAAAGGCTTATAAAAATAATGATCTTAATTATGGCAAGAACCTGTTGATGGTTAAAGTAGCCGAATCATTTTTGCGCCGCTTTCTTCAAATGGAAAAGGAACAAATCCATGACCTAGAGAGAACCATGAATTTGTTAACGATAACGGCGATTGAACATGAGTTTTTTAAAGAACAGCCCTGGGTTCTCAGGATTGAAATTAACGGGAACCAGAATTTTCAGGTGCGGTTGCGTGGCAAGGCCGACCGTATTGATATAGCCGGGAATGTAGTCCGGGTCATAGATTATAAGACCGGATCAGTATTACCTAAGGAACTCAAATTTGATGATTGGGATCAGCTCAGCATTGACCCTGAAAAAGGAAAATCACTGCAACTGCTGATTTACTCATATTTAAATGCCAGAGAAAATAATACAGCATTTCCTGAAGCCGGTATAATTTCGTTCAGGCATTTGAATGAAGGATTTATGGGCGTAACAATGCCTGTAGGGCCCACGCCAGTGATAGAGGAAATTGAGAACCAAATACGCAAACTGCTTCAACGTATTTTTGACCCTGCATTGCCTTTTAATCAAACTACCGATTTAAAAAATTGCGAGTACTGTCCCTTTAAAGGGATTTGCAACCGGTAG